TAGAAACGGTTAATGGCACGGTTTCACTTGATCACTTAAATGCAGGACAATGCGATGTCAAAACAATGAATGGAACGGTTGCTCTCAAGACCGTAAGAGGAGATTTAGAAGCTGAAACACTTAATGGAACCATTCATTATACCCTTCTAAAGACATCAGATGCCAGAGCATATATTAAAACCACTACTGGCAGTGTGAATGTGCATCTACCTGAGAATATTAAGGCAGAGGGAGAATTAAAGTCTTCTGTTGGAGGCATTAAATGTGATTTGCCAGCTATGTCAGTTATAGATGAAAAGAAAGAATTTGCGAGCAAAAAGATGTCTTTCCTCTCAAATAAACAGGCAGAAGCGAGCTTTTACATTGAGGCAGAAGCAGCTACAGGTACCATCTCTGTTCATAATTAACTAAGTGTCAAAGGAGAGAAGTAGAAGATGAAGCGCTTATATCGAACGAGTCATGACCGTAAACTTGCAGGAATATGTGGAGGATTAGGGCACTATTTTAATATTGATCCTACGATCGTCAGAATTGTATTATTGCTTCTCATCATTCCATTTAATGTGGGGATTTTTTTAGCCTATATTATCGGGATATTTGTTATCCCAGATGAAATGGATGTGTCATAAGAATGGGGTGGCTTCTCCAAATTATCGTAAACGCAGCGGTTCTTCTTATTATCGCTCATTTTTTTCAAGGTGTAGAAGTAGCAGGCATTTCCTCAGCAATAGTAGCAAGTGTTATCCTAGCTATCGTTAATTTAATCGTGAAACCGATCTTAGTCGTCTTGACTTTGCCCGTTACTGTTATGTCTCTCGGCTTATTCCTATTCGTTATTAATGCCGTCACATTGATGCTTACTGCCTCTATTATGGGAAGTAGTTTTGTCATCGAAGGATTTGGTTTAGCCATTGTTGTAGCGATCATTTTCGCCATTCTCAGTGCGCTTATTCACTCATTTGTCGTGGATCCCTTTACAAAAAGATAACTCTAAAGACTCCGTTTGATTAAGATTCAACAGTCAAACGGAGTCTTTTAGTATCAATTTATTTGCACGACTTATTTTAATTCTCAAGTGCCACAGCCATAGTCCATAGTAGTGTCAAAGTGATACGCTGAATAGCGTATTCAATAGGATTATGCACCTGGCGGCTAACCGTCTAAGATAAAATAATCTACTTTAAATTCAAGTTGATGTTTTGCAAACGGATAGATGATGGGTATGCTAAAATAAACGTAGTGACTAAATAGATGCCATCAACTAGAAGGAGGCGCTTTTCTATGGGAGAAGTGACAGCGAAAGATTTAATCAAAGAATTCAAATTTAAACTGTTAAATAATGAAGAAGCAGTAGCGTTTCGACCAGTAACAACAAGTGATATATCACGGCCTGGTATGGAAATGGCCGGATATTTTACATACTATCCGGCTAAACGGATTCAATTGTTAGGTAAAACAGAAATGTCGTTCTATGATGAATTAGATGAAGAGGCGAAAATTGATAGGATGGAAGGGCTATGTACATATGATACACCTGCAATCATTCTTTCAAGAGGAATGGAAGCGCCTGAAAACCTCATTGAAGCGGCAGATAGAGTGGGAGTCCCTGTTCTTTCCTCTCCAATGACGACAACACGCTTGAGTAGTCAATTGACAACATTTTTAGAAAGCCGCTTAGCACCGATGACAGCAGTACATGGCGTGTTAATTGATATTTATGGCATAGGTGTTCTCATTACTGGATCAAGTGGAGTAGGAAAAAGTGAAACGGCGTTGGATCTTGTTAGAAGGGGACATCGCCTCGTGGCAGATGATTCTGTAGAGATTAGAGAGGAACATGATAATGTTCTTGTAGGAAGAGCTCCTGAATTGATTAAACACTTGTTAGAGATTCGTGGACTTGGGATTATCAACGTTATGACACTTTTTGGTGCAGGGTCTGTTAGGAACTTCAAGCGAATCGGATTAACGATAGACTTAGAAATATGGGATCAAAAAAAACAATACGATCGTCTTGGATTAGATGAAGAAACAATTAAAATTTTTGATACTGACTTACCTAAAATAACACTCCCTGTGAGACCTGGGCGAAATTTAGCTGTTATTATAGAAGTAGCAGCGATGAATTTTCGCTTGAAACGGATGGGGATTAATGCAGCAGAACAGTTCTCTGAACGGCTTAATCATGTTATTGAAGAAAGTGACAGAGAAGAGTATTAATGACAAGGGAACTTTTCATAATTAAAACGGTTCACTTGTGAAAGAAAAGCTTTATTTTTATTTGAAGGTATTTTCTTCAACTATTTTTCACATGTATGATACATTATAAAATGAATGGACAGTTGGCTGGCCTGCTGTCCTTGAAAATTTGGTCATAAAGGTATCACGGTCATTCTATGTTATTTACTTGTTCCATACAGAAGTGTGGCGTTATATAACATAGACATAGCTATTATAAGAAAAAGAGGTGTACATATGTTTATCGGAACGAT
The DNA window shown above is from Salipaludibacillus agaradhaerens and carries:
- a CDS encoding PspC domain-containing protein, which produces MKRLYRTSHDRKLAGICGGLGHYFNIDPTIVRIVLLLLIIPFNVGIFLAYIIGIFVIPDEMDVS
- a CDS encoding phage holin family protein — protein: MGWLLQIIVNAAVLLIIAHFFQGVEVAGISSAIVASVILAIVNLIVKPILVVLTLPVTVMSLGLFLFVINAVTLMLTASIMGSSFVIEGFGLAIVVAIIFAILSALIHSFVVDPFTKR
- the hprK gene encoding HPr(Ser) kinase/phosphatase, with protein sequence MGEVTAKDLIKEFKFKLLNNEEAVAFRPVTTSDISRPGMEMAGYFTYYPAKRIQLLGKTEMSFYDELDEEAKIDRMEGLCTYDTPAIILSRGMEAPENLIEAADRVGVPVLSSPMTTTRLSSQLTTFLESRLAPMTAVHGVLIDIYGIGVLITGSSGVGKSETALDLVRRGHRLVADDSVEIREEHDNVLVGRAPELIKHLLEIRGLGIINVMTLFGAGSVRNFKRIGLTIDLEIWDQKKQYDRLGLDEETIKIFDTDLPKITLPVRPGRNLAVIIEVAAMNFRLKRMGINAAEQFSERLNHVIEESDREEY